From Desmodus rotundus isolate HL8 chromosome 12, HLdesRot8A.1, whole genome shotgun sequence, one genomic window encodes:
- the LOC112320213 gene encoding cell adhesion molecule CEACAM21-like, producing MESPSAHTCRGRVPWQGLLLAVSLLAFWSPPATAQLAIVSTYAAEGKDVLLRVRNKPHDVIGYMWYRGEGANPNRNIASIAVGLGLYATGPGHSGREKINNDGSLLLRRVTRKDTGYYTIVAYLHDSKKEIGFGRLNVYQPVRKPTLLASNTTVTENKDAVVLTCNTNAVSTQWLFKGMNLRLSERMKLSWNNRSLTIDPVRREDTGNYQCEVSNPISSAESAPLGLHVTHE from the exons ATGGAGTCCCCCTCAGCACATACCTGCAGAGGGCGTGTCCCCTGGCAGGGGCTCCTGCTGGCCG tCTCACTGTTAGCCTTCTGGAGCCCGCCCGCCACTGCACAACTCGCTATCGTGTCCACCTACGCAGCCGAAGGGAAGGATGTGCTTCTGCGCGTCCGCAATAAGCCTCACGACGTTATAGGCTACATGTGGTACAGGGGGGAAGGGGCGAACCCCAACCGCAATATCGCATCTATTGCAGTGGGCCTAGGGTTGTATGCGACAGGGCCTGGGCACAGCGGTCGTGAGAAAATCAATAACGACGGATCCTTGCTGCTAAGGAGGGTCACCCGGAAGGACACGGGATACTACACCATAGTCGCCTACCTTCACGActcaaaaaaggaaataggattCGGACGGCTTAATGTGTACC AGCCTGTGAGAAAGCCCACCCTCCTAGCCAGCAACACCACAGTCACAGAGAACAAGGACGCCGTGGTCCTGACCTGCAACACAAACGCCGTCTCCACCCAGTGGTTGTTCAAGGGCATGAACCTGCGGCTCTCGGAGAGGATGAAGCTGTCCTGGAACAACAGAAGCCTCACCATCGACCCCGTCCGGAGGGAGGACACGGGGAATTACCAGTGTGAGGTCTCCAACCCCATCAGTTCTGCCGAAAGTGCGCCGCTAGGGCTGCATGTGACACATGAGtga